Proteins found in one Amycolatopsis umgeniensis genomic segment:
- a CDS encoding aldo/keto reductase, producing the protein MEKRQLGRSGLRVSRMALGTMTWGGDTDSEEAASQLVAFVDAGGTLVDTADIYGEGESERVLGALLGDLVPRDDIVLATKAVARRTDGPFGGGASRGALLSALEGSLRRLGTDHIDLWQLHAWDTTVPVDETLAALDYAVTSGKARYVGVSNYSGWQLATAAARSSAVAPLVSTQVEYSLLERGVDREVVPAAEHHGIGLLPWAPLGRGVLTGKYRTGTPADSRGASSVFAGYVEHHRTDRAARIVQAVATAADGLGTSPLAVALAWVRDRPGVVAPVVGARDTGQLTGSLTAEEITLPPAIRSALDDVSAIEVGYPERGL; encoded by the coding sequence GTGGAAAAGCGACAGCTCGGCCGGTCGGGACTGCGGGTCTCGCGGATGGCCCTCGGGACCATGACGTGGGGTGGCGACACCGACTCGGAGGAGGCGGCCAGCCAGCTGGTCGCGTTCGTCGACGCCGGGGGCACCCTGGTCGACACCGCCGACATCTACGGCGAGGGCGAAAGCGAACGCGTCCTCGGCGCACTGCTCGGCGACCTCGTCCCCCGTGACGACATCGTGCTCGCCACCAAGGCCGTCGCGCGCCGGACCGACGGCCCGTTCGGCGGCGGGGCCTCGCGCGGCGCCCTGCTGAGCGCGCTCGAGGGTTCGCTGCGCCGCCTCGGCACCGATCACATCGACCTGTGGCAGCTGCACGCCTGGGACACCACCGTGCCGGTCGACGAGACCCTCGCCGCCCTCGACTACGCCGTGACCAGCGGCAAGGCCCGCTACGTCGGCGTCTCCAACTATTCCGGCTGGCAGCTGGCGACGGCCGCGGCCCGCAGTTCCGCGGTCGCCCCGCTGGTCTCGACGCAGGTCGAGTACTCGCTGCTGGAGCGCGGGGTGGACCGCGAGGTCGTCCCCGCCGCGGAGCACCACGGCATCGGGCTCCTGCCCTGGGCGCCGCTCGGCCGGGGTGTGCTCACCGGCAAGTACCGCACCGGGACGCCCGCCGATTCGCGCGGCGCTTCGAGTGTTTTCGCGGGTTATGTCGAACATCACCGGACCGATCGTGCGGCCAGGATCGTGCAGGCGGTCGCGACCGCGGCCGACGGGCTGGGCACCTCGCCGCTGGCCGTCGCGCTGGCGTGGGTCCGTGACCGGCCCGGAGTGGTCGCGCCCGTGGTCGGAGCCCGTGACACCGGTCAGCTGACCGGATCGCTCACGGCCGAGGAGATCACGCTCCCGCCCGCCATCCGATCGGCGCTCGACGACGTCAGCGCGATCGAGGTCGGGTACCCCGAACGCGGCCTCTGA
- a CDS encoding LLM class F420-dependent oxidoreductase: MRLGLNLGYWGAGNDAANLALAKKADELDYAVVWAAEAYGSDAPTVLSWVAAQTSRIDVGSAVLQIPARTPAMTAMTAATLDTLSGGRFRLGLGVSGPQVSEGWHGVKFASPLGRTREYVEIVRKALSRERVRYDGDHFQLPLPGGPGKALTLTVHPVREEIPVYLAAIGPKNLELTGEIANGWLPVFFSPEHAGEQLKLIQAGAEKADRSLEGFDIVPTVPLVLGDDWKACADAVRGYAALYIGGMGSREKNFYNQLACRMGFEREAADVQQKYLGKDYEGAMAAVPLEFIDATSLLGPKERIAERMQAFAGAGATTLTVAPAMPDPESSARALEVAAEAIELAGVA, encoded by the coding sequence GTGCGACTCGGACTGAATTTGGGCTATTGGGGCGCGGGCAACGACGCGGCCAACCTGGCATTGGCGAAGAAGGCGGACGAACTGGACTACGCGGTCGTCTGGGCCGCGGAGGCGTACGGCTCGGACGCGCCGACGGTGCTGTCGTGGGTGGCGGCACAGACCTCACGGATCGACGTGGGCAGCGCCGTGCTGCAGATCCCGGCGCGGACGCCCGCGATGACCGCGATGACCGCCGCGACCCTGGACACGCTTTCGGGCGGCCGGTTCCGCCTCGGCCTCGGGGTGTCCGGCCCGCAGGTCTCGGAAGGCTGGCACGGCGTGAAGTTCGCGTCGCCGCTCGGCCGCACGCGCGAATACGTCGAGATCGTCCGCAAGGCGCTGAGCCGTGAGCGGGTCAGGTACGACGGTGACCACTTCCAGCTGCCGCTGCCCGGCGGGCCCGGCAAGGCGCTGACCTTGACCGTCCACCCGGTGCGCGAAGAGATCCCCGTGTACCTCGCCGCCATCGGTCCGAAGAACCTCGAACTGACCGGCGAGATCGCGAACGGCTGGCTGCCGGTGTTCTTCTCGCCCGAGCACGCCGGAGAGCAGCTCAAGCTGATCCAGGCGGGCGCCGAGAAGGCCGACCGCTCGCTGGAGGGCTTCGACATCGTCCCCACCGTCCCGCTCGTGCTCGGTGACGACTGGAAGGCCTGCGCCGACGCCGTCCGCGGGTACGCGGCGCTGTACATCGGCGGGATGGGCAGCCGGGAGAAGAACTTCTACAACCAGCTCGCCTGCCGGATGGGCTTCGAGCGCGAAGCCGCCGACGTCCAGCAGAAGTACCTGGGCAAGGACTACGAGGGCGCCATGGCGGCCGTCCCGCTGGAGTTCATCGACGCGACGTCGCTGCTCGGCCCCAAGGAACGGATCGCCGAACGGATGCAGGCCTTCGCCGGGGCGGGGGCCACGACGCTGACCGTGGCACCCGCCATGCCGGACCCCGAGAGCTCCGCACGCGCTCTCGAGGTCGCCGCCGAAGCGATCGAACTGGCCGGTGTCGCCTGA
- a CDS encoding winged helix-turn-helix domain-containing protein, producing MFSVAVIEDAEAAEVSLDPVRARLLSELAEPASATMLAARVDLPRQKVNYHLRALEKHGLVELVEERRKGNVNERMMRATAASYVISPTALSAVQPDPAESPDRLSARWLLAVAGRLVRDVGMLITGSTKARKRVATFAIDGEVRFSSAGDRAAFAEELTVAITNLVSKYHDEGAEQGRDHRIVVAVHPSVKTGTEER from the coding sequence ATGTTCTCCGTAGCGGTGATCGAGGACGCGGAAGCGGCCGAAGTGTCGCTGGACCCGGTCCGGGCCCGGCTGCTGTCCGAGCTCGCGGAGCCCGCGTCGGCCACGATGCTGGCGGCGCGGGTGGATCTGCCGCGGCAGAAGGTGAACTACCACCTGCGCGCGCTGGAAAAGCACGGTCTGGTCGAGCTCGTCGAAGAGCGGCGCAAGGGCAACGTCAACGAACGCATGATGCGGGCGACGGCGGCGTCCTACGTGATCTCGCCGACCGCGTTGTCCGCGGTCCAGCCAGACCCGGCCGAGTCACCGGACCGGCTGTCCGCACGCTGGCTGCTCGCGGTGGCCGGCAGGCTGGTGCGCGACGTCGGCATGCTGATCACCGGGTCCACGAAGGCGCGCAAGCGGGTCGCGACCTTCGCGATCGACGGCGAGGTGCGGTTCTCGTCCGCGGGCGACAGGGCCGCGTTCGCCGAAGAACTCACGGTCGCGATCACGAACCTGGTGAGCAAATACCACGACGAAGGCGCCGAACAGGGCCGCGATCACCGGATCGTCGTCGCCGTCCATCCGAGCGTCAAAACCGGGACCGAGGAGCGCTGA
- a CDS encoding undecaprenyl-diphosphate phosphatase, translating to MGWFEALVLGLVQGLTEFLPISSSAHLRITAALAGWDDPGAAFTAVTQIGTELAVILYFSSKIGKILRAWFFSIYKKDWRHDPDARLGWLIIIGSMPIVVLGLLLQDAIDETFRDLRITATTLIVFGLILLLADRIGRQERTLDHLTVPHGLGFGFAQALALIPGVSRSGGTTSAGLLLGYTRAEAAEYSFLLALPAVFGSGLYKLTDIGKDGAPAQWGPTILATLVAFGVGYAVIAWLMSYIKTKSFVPFVIYRLVLGVLLFVLIFTGVLDPQAGPHL from the coding sequence ATGGGATGGTTCGAAGCACTGGTCCTCGGCCTCGTCCAGGGCCTCACCGAGTTCCTGCCGATCTCGTCCAGCGCGCACCTGCGGATCACCGCGGCGCTCGCCGGCTGGGACGACCCGGGCGCCGCTTTCACCGCGGTGACCCAGATCGGCACCGAACTCGCCGTCATCCTGTACTTCTCGAGCAAGATCGGGAAGATCCTCCGCGCCTGGTTCTTCTCGATCTACAAGAAGGACTGGCGGCACGACCCGGACGCGCGGCTCGGCTGGCTGATCATCATCGGCTCGATGCCGATCGTGGTGCTGGGCCTGCTGCTGCAGGACGCGATCGACGAGACCTTCCGTGATCTGCGGATCACAGCCACCACGCTGATCGTGTTCGGCCTCATCCTCCTGCTGGCCGACCGCATCGGACGACAGGAGCGCACGCTCGACCATCTGACCGTGCCCCACGGCCTCGGGTTCGGGTTCGCACAGGCGCTGGCCCTGATCCCGGGTGTCTCCCGCTCCGGCGGCACCACCAGCGCCGGGCTGCTGCTCGGCTACACCCGCGCGGAAGCGGCGGAATACTCGTTCCTGCTGGCGCTGCCCGCCGTGTTCGGCTCGGGCCTGTACAAGCTGACCGACATCGGCAAGGACGGCGCCCCGGCCCAGTGGGGGCCGACGATCCTGGCGACGCTGGTCGCGTTCGGCGTCGGCTACGCCGTCATCGCCTGGCTGATGTCGTACATCAAGACCAAGAGCTTCGTGCCGTTCGTGATCTACCGGCTCGTGCTCGGTGTCCTGCTGTTCGTGCTGATCTTCACCGGCGTCCTGGACCCGCAGGCCGGTCCGCATCTGTAA
- a CDS encoding DUF5703 family protein has translation MTVVDEAVVEGDWEYRRLQLPPGVSRRAAATQLSIHAEFAGWELSTVRLYSDGTRRVWLRRKRTATPLPGLIT, from the coding sequence ATGACAGTCGTTGACGAGGCGGTGGTCGAAGGGGATTGGGAGTACCGGCGGCTGCAGTTGCCTCCCGGCGTTTCCCGGCGGGCGGCGGCGACGCAGCTGTCGATCCACGCCGAGTTCGCCGGCTGGGAACTCTCGACCGTCCGGCTCTACTCCGATGGGACCCGGAGGGTGTGGTTGCGCCGCAAGCGCACCGCCACTCCCCTGCCCGGCCTGATCACCTGA
- a CDS encoding SRPBCC domain-containing protein: MGHEFEIADRVEVDATPEQVWDAIATGPGITSWFMGRNEVDGGVGGTVKTAFGGYEPTSAITSWDPLERLVYGAEPEQDGRFVAYEFLIEARSGGSTVLRTVTSGFLPGDDWEDEFEAMRAGGELFLRTLVEYLNGFAGRQAVPVTMFGPVIEDWDRAWLALGRELGLAGRPDTGDRVRLSTGSVSTVDGEVYLANEQTVGIRTADALLRFVRGFQGPMVAMHHLFGDVDPAKQDELWADWLGRVFR; encoded by the coding sequence GTGGGGCACGAATTCGAAATCGCCGACCGCGTCGAGGTCGACGCGACACCGGAACAGGTCTGGGACGCCATCGCGACCGGGCCGGGGATCACGTCGTGGTTCATGGGGCGCAACGAGGTCGACGGAGGCGTCGGCGGCACGGTGAAGACCGCGTTCGGCGGCTACGAACCCACGTCCGCGATCACGTCGTGGGATCCGCTGGAAAGGCTCGTCTACGGCGCGGAACCCGAGCAAGACGGGCGATTCGTCGCCTACGAGTTCCTGATCGAGGCCCGCTCCGGCGGCAGCACCGTGCTGCGGACCGTGACGAGCGGCTTCCTGCCCGGCGACGACTGGGAAGACGAGTTCGAGGCGATGCGCGCCGGTGGCGAGCTATTCCTCCGCACCCTGGTGGAGTATCTCAACGGTTTCGCGGGCAGGCAGGCGGTGCCGGTGACGATGTTCGGGCCCGTGATCGAAGACTGGGACCGCGCTTGGCTGGCGTTGGGCCGCGAGCTGGGGCTCGCCGGGCGGCCGGACACGGGCGACCGGGTGCGGCTGAGCACGGGATCGGTGTCCACTGTGGATGGCGAGGTCTACCTGGCGAACGAGCAGACCGTCGGGATCCGGACGGCGGACGCGCTCCTGCGCTTCGTCCGCGGTTTCCAGGGGCCGATGGTCGCGATGCATCACCTGTTCGGCGACGTCGACCCCGCGAAACAGGACGAGCTCTGGGCGGACTGGCTCGGCCGGGTCTTCAGGTGA